A window of the Sandaracinaceae bacterium genome harbors these coding sequences:
- the msrB gene encoding peptide-methionine (R)-S-oxide reductase MsrB, whose product MRRFIPLLLAGLLAGCTGGPSASAQDGARQDRERPARFSDPPVGERLSLSEAEWRERLTPEEFHVLREEGTERAFTGRFHDHHEHGVYRCAGCGAPLFRSGDKFDSGTGWPSYTRPVDRRRVREVTDRSLGMARTEVECARCGGHLGHVFRDGPAPTGLRYCINSASLDFEATEE is encoded by the coding sequence ATGCGGCGATTCATCCCCCTCTTGCTGGCCGGCCTCCTCGCCGGCTGCACCGGCGGCCCGAGCGCTTCGGCGCAGGACGGCGCGCGACAGGACCGCGAGCGACCGGCTCGGTTCAGCGACCCGCCCGTCGGCGAGCGGCTCTCGCTGAGCGAGGCCGAGTGGCGCGAGCGGCTCACGCCGGAGGAGTTCCACGTCCTCCGCGAGGAGGGCACCGAGCGCGCCTTCACCGGCCGGTTCCACGACCACCACGAGCACGGCGTCTACCGCTGCGCGGGATGCGGGGCCCCGCTCTTCCGCAGCGGCGACAAGTTCGACAGCGGCACCGGCTGGCCCAGCTACACGCGCCCCGTCGACCGACGGCGCGTCCGCGAGGTCACCGACCGCTCGCTCGGCATGGCGCGGACCGAGGTCGAGTGCGCGCGCTGCGGCGGCCACCTCGGGCACGTCTTCCGCGACGGCCCGGCCCCGACGGGGCTGCGCTACTGCATCAACAGCGCCTCGCTCGACTTCGAAGCCACCGAGGAGTAG